The proteins below are encoded in one region of Huiozyma naganishii CBS 8797 chromosome 7, complete genome:
- the KNAG0G00270 gene encoding phosphatidylinositol kinase family protein (similar to Saccharomyces cerevisiae TOR1 (YJR066W) and TOR2 (YKL203C); ancestral locus Anc_1.515), with protein MLSLRKKVELKTPHARKQHMQSTSHLEDGNSSGSEPATNSASLVDTRIISATGGQDQKVFNDLDQNTFTDIDNTFSVFTVIFEQLKSPNAEEKKIAYNELEASLLSISRELSAEQFQRFSNTLNNKIFELMHGSTPNEKIGGILAVDVLISLYSHTDELPNQTARLANYLRMLIPTSDIEVMRLAAETLGKLAVPGSTLTSDFVELEAKTSLEWLSSLPENNTSVKQEYKKHAALLILSALGENSPYLLYPFVDSILENIWRALRDNKLVIRVDAANLLGKCLNVLKQRNIDNSNEQWVSRLYGGCIQGLQMNTIESIHATLLVYRELLSLDTDKFLKAKITDVFQNCMLLKDHKVDVIRLEVYRILPLLASFDRDRFVEKYLDVIMAHYLSTLKSMHITSSIGSDKASIFVSMGEIAARTGPKIEVYIDPILENVRDGFKSKFKVRKHYEKELFFCVSQLSVAVGPALAKYLTKDILNYIFSCILSDYMEEALSTIMEKIPALKPIISKRLLTLLSYYLSGAKFDHYKIEKAQSPFSLDKARNWRTRHVFNKNDEPKDETKDVRLVAQALRMINKLQYGGPLKHFACFVTIAYIEFENPVVRKLAALTTCELFSRDTKSYTIGVKELRAVSETLTKLLMIAITDPVADIRLQTIQHLSGCFDAQLCQPDNLRLISLALKDEMFSIQKETLLLLGRLSRLNSMYLVPALRRTLLELLTELEHATWPRKKEECIVLMQLVISSNEDVSRPYLKPILDMLLTKTKDSFSTVSCTAIQAIGELSVVAGNDMQPYLNQLMSLIIDIFQDQPHSFKTKVALKTLGQLASSCGYVIRPLLDYPELLGILLRLLKPDNDFDTRRETLRLLGILGALDPYKHREVEVTSRSKTTAGQTTPFMDIALLMQGMSPSNENYCPKVVLHSLTNILDDNSYATHHTAVVQSMMHILQNMGLRGVSFLSEVVPAITSVMKTCPPSFLEFYFQQIIVLVSLSQEHINTEVISIFEVIKEFFPIVNLQNTITSTIEAISKAIGPDFRVYMPSILTSFLTVLESDKSIKKQSSIRILKCLVIFGANLENYSHLILPTIIRIAEFSSGTLKRMAIVTIGKLAKTIDISEFSSRIVQSLIRSLNTGEKEVNKAIMNTLCLLLLQMNTDFIIYIPILNKTLVRNRVQHSVYDQLTNRLLNNEGLPSSIIFDKEADIEENDLSDKYGEMKKLPINQEVLCATWDCTQVRTQEDWQEWFRRLSIQLLRESPSQSIRACSNLISISYPLAKELFNISFSSCWRELSTENQDSLVQSLCSALSAAATPPEINQTLLKLIEYMDHDDNALPIPIHKLGEYAQNCNAYAKALRYKEMEYQQGSDDSIIESLININNRLHQTDAAIGILKEAQKNHDLQLKETWYEKLERWEDALNSYNEREAAGEKSPEIIAGKVKSLYALGEWDRLSEIVTTRWNDSSNELRQQIAPLAAGTAWVLGHWDSINKYVDVLTPLSQNREFFETVISIHETDFSDATERFTNLRNLLITNLSGLTNESYSRTYNIIVKAQVISELEEIVKYKSLPYNSEKRKVMKDTWNKRILGIQRNVDIWHGVLLVRSLVSEPKDDLDIWIEFANLCRKSNRMGLAKKVLNSLMEDGLDPAHKNSALAPPSVIYAHLKYLWTYGSQAEALDRLTQFTSRLVFDLGLDSQHVIVPNISGKSKFCPSKVNEYSDLLSKCFVKQGEWMVALDPNWRIKNPDTILSSYLLATHFNKSSYKAWHKWALANFEVISITLSNSKEKSLPLSGAHGMNSSSLNNEYKEELIKRHVVPAIKGFFHSIALSESSSLQDALRLLTLWFTFGGIPHATQAMSQGFSLIQLGTWLEVLPQLISHIHQSDQIVSRSLLSLLSELGKAHPQAVVYPLTVAIKSESVSRRKAAQSIIDKMRVHSAQLVEQAELVSHELIRVAVSWHEQWYGGLEDASREFFGEQNIGKTFAILQPLHEMIKKGPETLRETSFLNSFGRDLNIAEEWMDNYKKTEDVSNLNQAWDIYYSIFRKISKLLPQLQTLELQHVSPKLLAAKDFQLVIPGTYAVGKELVTISRFEPKFTVISSKQRPRKFTIKGSDGKNYQYALKGHEDIRQDSLVMQLFGLVNTLLQGDTESFRRHLDIQQFPAIPLSPRSGLLGWVSNSDTFHVLIKEHRDANKVPLNIEHWVMLQMAPDYDNLALLQKIEVFQYSMENTKGDDLSQVLWLRSKSSESWLERRTTYTRSLAVMSMVGYILGLGDRHPSNLMLDRTTGKVVHIDFGDCFETTILREKFPEKVPFRLTRMLREAMEVSGIEGSFRITCEHVMRVLRENKESLMAILEAFAFDPLIYWGIDLPTEKMMEEIGVDHQPINPNDLIKSGAISSEEALDLEELREQDIRNARAALVLKRIDNKLVGNDFAGYEELDVPKQVDKLIQQAVSIENLCQHYIGWCPFW; from the coding sequence ATGCTTTCTTTGCGGAAGAAAGTGGAGCTTAAGACTCCGCATGCCCGCAAGCAGCATATGCAATCAACTTCACATCTAGAGGATGGGAACTCTAGCGGCTCTGAACCTGCGACGAACTCTGCATCGCTTGTAGATACAAGGATTATTAGCGCAACTGGGGGGCAGGATCAAAAAGTTTTCAATGACTTGGATCAGAATACCTTCACAGATATCGACAACACCTTTTCCGTATTTACCGTCatatttgaacaattgaAGAGTCCCAATgcagaggagaagaagatcgcATACAACGAACTAGAGGCCTCTTTGCTCTCCATATCGAGAGAATTGTCTGCAGAACAATTTCAACGCTTCAGCAATACAttaaacaacaaaatctttgaactgATGCATGGCTCTACGCCCAATGAAAAGATTGGTGGGATTCTGGCAGTTGACGTTCTTATTTCTCTTTATTCACACACAGATGAACTACCCAACCAAACAGCTCGTCTTGCGAACTACCTGCGAATGCTGATACCGACAAGCGATATTGAGGTGATGAGATTGGCTGCAGAGACTTTAGGGAAACTCGCAGTGCCGGGCAGCACGTTGACTTCGGATTTCGTCGAACTTGAGGCGAAAACGTCGCTAGAATGGCTGTCGTCTCTTCCGGAGAACAACACGAGTGTTAAACAAGAGTATAAAAAACATGCCGCATTGTTGATTTTATCAGCTCTTGGAGAAAACTCACCATACCTACTTTATCCGTTTGTGGATTCCAtactggaaaatatatgGCGAGCCTTAAGGGATAATAAACTTGTTATTAGAGTGGATGCAGCCAATCTATTAGGAAAATGTCTCAATGTGTTGAAACAAAGGAACATTGACAACTCCAACGAGCAGTGGGTCAGCAGATTATATGGGGGTTGTATACAAGGCCTACAGATGAACACAATTGAATCTATTCACGCCACTTTACTGGTGTATAGAGAACTTCTTAGTTTAGATACCGATAAATTCTTAAAGGCCAAAATTACGGacgttttccaaaactgcaTGCTCTTGAAGGATCATAAGGTTGATGTCATTCGGCTAGAGGTTTACAGGATCTTACCTTTGTTGGCATCATTTGACAGGGATAGGTTTGTGGAGAAATACCTAGACGTAATAATGGCCCATTACTTATCTACGCTGAAAAGCATGCACAtcacttcttcaattggatCCGATAAGGCATCAATATTTGTTTCCATGGGTGAGATTGCAGCTAGAACCGGCCCAAAAATTGAGGTTTACATAGACCCCATCCTAGAGAATGTCCGAGATGGGTTTAAAAGCAAATTCAAAGTACGGAAACACTATGAAAAGGAACTGTTCTTTTGCGTGAGTCAATTAAGTGTCGCTGTAGGTCCGGCACTAGCAAAATACCTAACCAAAGATATCTTGAATTACATTTTCTCGTGCATCTTATCGGACTATATGGAAGAAGCCTTGAGCACAATCATGGAAAAGATTCCTGCTTTGAAACCGATAATAAGCAAAAGACTACTGACACTGTTAAGCTACTATTTGTCCGGTGCGAAATTTGATCATTATAAAATAGAGAAAGCACAAAGCCCTTTCAGTCTCGATAAGGcaaggaattggaggaCGCGACatgttttcaacaaaaacgACGAACCCAAGGACGAAACTAAAGATGTTCGTCTTGTGGCCCAGGCTTTAAGAATGATTAACAAATTACAGTACGGTGGGCCTTTGAAACACTTTGCTTGTTTTGTCACGATTGCCTAcattgaatttgaaaatCCCGTTGTAAGAAAACTTGCGGCCTTAACTACCTGTGAACTGTTTTCGAGGGACACAAAATCTTATACAATTGGGGTCAAAGAGCTTAGAGCTGTTTCAGAAACACTCACCAAACTACTGATGATTGCAATCACCGATCCAGTTGCCGATATTAGACTACAAACAATACAACATCTGTCAGGGTGCTTTGATGCCCAACTATGCCAACCAGATAACCTCCGTTTGATTTCACTGGCATTGAAGGATGAAATGTTCAgtattcaaaaagaaacacTCTTACTACTCGGTAGATTAAGTCGTCTAAATTCAATGTATCTTGTTCCGGCTCTTCGAAGGACCCTATTGGAGCTTTTAACGGAACTGGAACATGCTACGTGGCCAAGAAAGAAGGAGGAATGCATAGTTCTCATGCAGCTGGTGATCAGTTCTAATGAGGATGTATCTAGACCTTATCTGAAACCAATCCTTGATATGCTTCttacaaaaacaaaagattCTTTTTCTACGGTGTCTTGCACGGCTATACAAGCCATAGGTGAGTTATCAGTAGTTGCAGGTAATGACATGCAACCGTACTTAAATCAATTGATGTCCCTTATCATTGATATATTTCAGGATCAGCCacattctttcaaaaccAAAGTTGCATTAAAAACGTTGGGCCAACTGGCTTCGTCATGTGGTTATGTCATACGTCCATTGTTGGATTACCCAGAGCTACTGGGAATACTTCTGCGACTACTGAAACCTGACAACGATTTTGACACCAGAAGAGAAACTTTGAGACTTTTGGGTATCCTAGGTGCATTGGATCCATATAAACATAGAGAAGTGGAGGTGACCTCCAGATCGAAAACTACTGCCGGTCAAACAACACCTTTCATGGACATTGCCCTTTTGATGCAAGGAATGTCCCCAAGCAACGAAAATTATTGCCCAAAGGTTGTTTTACACTCTTTGACAAACATTTTAGATGACAACTCTTATGCCACTCATCACACTGCAGTTGTGCAATCAATGATGCACATTTTACAAAATATGGGTTTAAGAGGTGTGTCATTCCTCAGCGAGGTAGTACCAGCCATCACATCTGTAATGAAAACTTGCCCACCTTCGTTTTTGgaattttattttcagcAGATTATCGTACTGGTATCATTATCGCAAGAGCATATAAATACCGAAGTCATTTCGATTTTTGAGGTGATCAAAGaattttttccaattgtTAACCTTCAGAATACGATCACATCCACGATCGAGGCGATTTCAAAGGCTATTGGGCCTGATTTCCGTGTTTACATGCCCTCAATATTGACATCATTCCTAACTGTCCTTGAAAGTGACAAGTCGATCAAAAAGCAATCTTCAATAAGGATACTAAAATGTCTTGTAATTTTCGGGGCCAACTTGGAAAACTACTCACATTTGATTTTACCAACTATAATTCGAATTGCAGAGTTTTCATCAGGCACGTTGAAGAGGATGGCCATTGTAACCATTGGTAAACTTGCTAAGACAATTGACATTTCAGAATTCTCTTCACGAATTGTACAAAGTTTAATTAGGTCACTTAACACTGGTGAAAAGGAAGTTAATAAAGCTATTATGAATACTCTATGCCTATTACTTCTACAAATGAATACAGATTTTATCATCTACATTCCGATTCTCAACAAGACACTTGTACGCAATAGAGTACAACATTCAGTATATGATCAATTGACAAATAGATTGTTAAACAATGAGGGCCTTCCGAGCAGCATCATTTTTGACAAGGAAGCTGAtatagaagaaaatgactTATCTGATAAATATGGTGAAATGAAAAAACTTCCGATCAACCAAGAAGTATTGTGTGCTACATGGGACTGCACACAGGTTAGAACACAGGAGGATTGGCAAGAATGGTTTAGACGGCTATCAATACAGCTGTTACGAGAATCGCCTTCGCAGTCGATACGTGCGTGTTCCAATCTAATTAGTATTTCGTATCCGCTTGCCAAGGAGCTTTTCAACATTTCGTTTTCGAGCTGCTGGAGAGAACTGTCCACGGAAAACCAGGATTCGTTGGTGCAATCGTTGTGCTCTGCTCTTTCTGCTGCGGCAACACCCCCAGAAATCAACCAGACTTTATTGAAGCTGATCGAATATATGGACCATGATGATAATGCGCTGCCCATCCCCATACACAAGTTAGGTGAATATGCCCAAAATTGCAATGCTTACGCAAAAGCACTGCGTTACAAGGAAATGGAATACCAACAAGGTTCCGACGATTCTATCATTGAATCTTTGATAAATATAAATAATCGACTCCACCAAACTGATGCAGCCATAGGAATATTAAAAGAGGCACAAAAGAACCATGatttgcaattgaaggaaaccTGGTATGAAAAGCTAGAAAGATGGGAGGATGCGCTCAACTCTTACAACGAACGGGAGGCAGCCGGAGAAAAATCGCCTGAAATAATTGCTGGTAAGGTGAAATCTTTATACGCTCTGGGTGAATGGGACCGTCTATCTGAAATTGTCACAACGAGATGGAACGATTCAAGTAACGAGCTTCGTCAACAAATAGCCCCATTAGCTGCAGGAACAGCATGGGTACTGGGCCATTGGGATTCGATCAACAAATATGTTGATGTTCTAACACCGCTCTCACAAAACCGCGAATTTTTTGAGACAGTTATATCGATCCATGAGACCGATTTTTCCGACGCTACAGAGCGTTTTACCAATCTCCGCAATCTTTTGATAACCAATCTTTCTGGCTTAACCAATGAGAGTTATAGCAGGACCTATAACATCATTGTTAAAGCACAAGTTATATCAGAACTCGAAGAGATTGTGAAATATAAGAGTCTTCCATATAATTCcgagaaaagaaaagtaaTGAAAGATACCTGGAATAAGAGAATACTTGGCATTCAAAGAAATGTTGATATTTGGCACGGAGTTCTTTTAGTGAGGTCCCTTGTCTCGGAACCGAAGGACGATTTGGACATTTGGATCGAGTTTGCAAATCTCTGTAGAAAGTCCAACCGGATGGGACTGGCTAAAAAGGTTTTGAATTCATTAATGGAAGACGGACTAGATCCAGCTCACAAAAATAGTGCACTAGCCCCTCCCTCCGTCATATACGCACATCTGAAATACTTATGGACATATGGGTCTCAAGCAGAGGCTCTCGATCGCTTAACACAGTTTACTTCTCGCCTCGTTTTTGATTTAGGACTGGACTCACAGCATGTAATTGTTCCGAATATATCTGGAAAGAGCAAATTTTGTCCAAGTAAAGTCAATGAGTATTCTGATCTCCTCTCGAAATGTTTTGTGAAGCAAGGGGAGTGGATGGTTGCTTTAGATCCGAACTGGCGAATCAAGAATCCGGACACCATCCTGAGCTCTTACCTTCTGGCGACACACTTCAACAAGTCTTCTTACAAGGCGTGGCATAAATGGGCTTTGGCCAATTTTGAAGTAATATCGATTACACTTTCAAActcgaaggaaaaaagtCTGCCGTTAAGCGGAGCTCATGGTATGAACAGTAGTAGTTTGAACAATGAGTATAAGGAAGAATTGATTAAGCGACACGTTGTCCCTGCCATTAAAGGGTTTTTTCATTCTATTGCTCTTTCTGAATCAAGCTCTTTACAAGATGCTCTCAGATTGCTCACCTTATGGTTTACCTTTGGTGGTATTCCACATGCGACCCAGGCCATGAGTCAAGGGTTCAGTTTGATCCAATTAGGAACTTGGCTGGAGGTTTTACCCCAGCTGATCTCACACATCCACCAATCGGATCAAATTGTAAGCAGGTCCCTCCTCTCGCTGTTATCAGAACTGGGCAAAGCGCATCCCCAAGCAGTGGTTTACCCTTTGACAGTTGCGATTAAATCGGAGTCCGTTTCTCGCAGGAAGGCGGCGCAATCGATTATTGATAAAATGAGAGTCCATAGCGCCCAACTAGTAGAACAGGCAGAACTGGTTAGTCATGAACTTATCAGGGTTGCTGTATCGTGGCATGAGCAATGGTATGGGGGACTTGAAGACGCGAGCAGAGAGTTTTTTGGAGAACAGAATATCGGGAAGACGTTTGCAATTTTACAGCCGCTACACGAGATGATCAAGAAGGGGCCGGAAACATTACGGGAAACGTCCTTTTTAAATTCTTTTGGGCGTGATTTGAACATAGCGGAAGAATGGATGGATAATTACAAGAAGACCGAAGACGTCAGCAACCTTAACCAGGCTTGGGATATTTATTATTCCATCTTTCGAAAGATTAGTAAACTTCTACCCCAACTACAGACCTTAGAGCTGCAACATGTCTCACCAAAGTTGCTAGCTGCAAAAGATTTTCAGTTAGTTATACCTGGTACTTATGCTGTCGGGAAGGAGCTCGTCACCATCTCAAGATTCGAACCCAAATTTACAGTGATCTCTTCGAAACAGAGACCGCGGAAGTTTACGATAAAAGGCTCCGACGGTAAAAACTACCAATATGCCCTAAAGGGACATGAAGATATCAGACAGGATAGTCTAGTGATGCAGTTGTTTGGCTTGGTTAATACCTTATTGCAAGGCGATACAGAATCATTTAGGAGACATTTGGATATTCAGCAGTTTCCAGCTATTCCATTATCACCACGTTCAGGTTTGTTAGGATGGGTTTCAAATAGTGACACATTCCATGTACTGATAAAAGAGCATAGAGATGCCAACAAGGTTCCATTAAACATAGAACACTGGGTGATGCTACAAATGGCACCTGATTACGATAACCTAGCATTGTTGCAAAAGATCGAGGTGTTCCAATATTCGATGGAAAACACTAAAGGTGACGATCTATCGCAGGTGCTATGGTTGAGGAGTAAATCCTCAGAATCATGGTTGGAACGGAGAACCACTTATACTAGATCGCTTGCCGTCATGTCCATGGTTGGTTACATATTGGGGCTGGGTGACAGGCATCCAAGTAACTTGATGCTTGACCGTACGACGGGGAAAGTAGTGCACATTGATTTTGGGGATTGCTTTGAAACGACTATTCTTAGAGAGAAGTTCCCAGAGAAAGTTCCCTTCCGGTTAACAAGGATGCTGCGAGAAGCGATGGAAGTTAGCGGGATAGAAGGAAGCTTTAGAATAACATGCGAGCATGTCATGCGGGTGCTGCGCGAGAATAAGGAATCTCTGATGGCTATCTTGGAGGCGTTTGCTTTCGATCCGTTAATTTACTGGGGGATTGATCTGCCTACAGAAAAGATGATGGAAGAAATCGGCGTGGACCATCAGCCAATCAACCCGAACGATCTGATCAAGAGCGGCGCAATTTCATCTGAAGAGGCACTTGACCTAGAAGAGCTCAGAGAGCAAGACATACGGAACGCACGCGCTGCTCTTGTTTTGAAACGTATTGACAATAAGCTGGTTGGCAACGACTTTGCGGGATACGAAGAGCTGGATGTACCCAAACAAGTTGACAAACTAATCCAGCAAGCGGTTTCCATAGAAAATTTGTGCCAACATTACATCGGCTGGTGCCCATTCTGGTGA